One Echinicola strongylocentroti DNA window includes the following coding sequences:
- a CDS encoding Crp/Fnr family transcriptional regulator, with protein MNVESILNKVGAVYSPLSLDCQREFIARTEVKFFKKGEVVVREGQYSKKGYLIVKGCSRAYYLKNGKDISDWFTFENQFMASVVSFFSDKPSPHYVEFVEDSTVLEFSKDTVDSLSEKYHDFERLIGKVVTETMLGLCERLDTIQFSRAEERYRHLLAIHPDITNRIPLTHIASYLGITLETLSRIRSPKVRI; from the coding sequence ATGAACGTAGAAAGCATTTTGAACAAGGTGGGAGCAGTCTATTCTCCCTTATCCCTTGATTGTCAGCGGGAATTTATTGCGAGGACAGAGGTCAAGTTCTTCAAAAAAGGAGAGGTGGTCGTGCGTGAAGGGCAATATTCCAAAAAGGGTTACCTGATCGTAAAAGGGTGTTCGAGGGCCTATTATCTGAAAAACGGGAAGGACATATCTGACTGGTTCACCTTTGAAAATCAATTTATGGCCTCCGTGGTCAGTTTTTTTAGCGATAAACCAAGCCCTCATTACGTGGAGTTTGTCGAAGATTCCACCGTATTGGAGTTTTCAAAAGATACTGTGGACAGTCTTTCTGAAAAGTACCATGATTTTGAGCGGTTGATCGGTAAAGTGGTCACGGAGACCATGCTGGGGCTCTGTGAGCGATTGGATACCATTCAGTTTAGCAGAGCGGAAGAAAGGTATCGGCACCTTTTGGCCATTCATCCTGACATCACCAATAGAATTCCCCTAACCCATATCGCTTCTTACCTGGGAATTACCTTGGAGACTTTGAGCAGAATACGGAGCCCAAAAGTCCGAATTTGA
- a CDS encoding cupin domain-containing protein, which yields MKKSSFSDQIEYNDDKIVTKVILETSFSKEIRIVLKRGQSMKEHKAPFPIIVHIIEGEIDFGVEGETNSLKKGDILTLDSNIPHDLTALTDSIVRLTLSSKDTASRVHKVIDK from the coding sequence ATGAAAAAATCATCGTTTAGTGATCAGATAGAATATAATGACGATAAAATTGTCACTAAGGTCATCTTAGAAACTTCTTTTTCTAAGGAGATTAGGATTGTTTTAAAACGTGGGCAGAGTATGAAAGAACACAAAGCTCCATTTCCAATAATTGTTCATATAATAGAAGGGGAAATCGACTTTGGAGTTGAAGGAGAAACCAATTCCCTGAAGAAAGGCGATATTCTAACCTTGGATAGTAATATCCCTCATGATTTGACCGCACTAACAGATAGTATTGTTCGATTGACGCTGTCTAGTAAAGACACGGCTTCTCGGGTGCACAAAGTTATTGATAAGTAG